A single region of the Ptychodera flava strain L36383 chromosome 9, AS_Pfla_20210202, whole genome shotgun sequence genome encodes:
- the LOC139140973 gene encoding serine-rich adhesin for platelets-like, with protein MCTLIGTKDAQRLYHSCKNEPTLRTKRKMRPSDATISSATLSHCQFTTNLQKSYSKCSNSTIKTVYSGLCSSKSTRLKTGPRSQNPWVLKPSKLTAISTMTGSTFPLNDTKQGSQVFQRYGSGCSGFRMNSFGLDTSSFIGESQPPLPASMAAICMTSNGSDTTNNSTASTACNTLTPFKMAANTCTSPIRRPSNTPNYVLFKSGAKASKTDEVRFVNGFQYGNGIRLKTGEEYDSYEDSDSDISTFEIDSNISSISTLTSSNGGSSSDSSSVDSSESSDSESTASSTSSTSSSSSSSDSDMSVCRRRYRTYSHPFASNGFKKVNEYTNMQSNTSQRENAVVSFKSPTSYGKPSLNFTATACNGTPQIPTKTALSPSANSLILKKREQQWTVETRTVVKPDTTKNFTGRKEPSPAIRKAVLDEKAYDGTDGGQSTKDECTLLELNRCNSLPKRSSKANPLQSKLKIKETQNAKKIPGNSVTFKKKRKRAKSGMKYDDFVSEMRGQQSPPRKKSKIGRLPNGKEGYEEVSRTKLARQKDTLESLPPDSAALYADCSNSSTHSTDNKPYTLTAEGPSVEAKKNKNKRSKKATRQGVKKADAIAAARVKSQSEKRENKLIAKRKGKPTSMVPGRNPFKFLAMFPLVPSLVVRNGDLEPAVSMRVDANNPPAKGHPIWKWRLGGPPLPHPGTSSTVKVPGRGTKQYSKASIDAT; from the coding sequence ATGTGCACGCTAATCGGAACCAAAGACGCTCAGCGTCTCTACCATTCGTGTAAAAACGAACCAACTTTGCGGACAAAACGGAAGATGAGACCTTCCGACGCGACAATATCATCCGCTACTCTTTCACACTGTCAATTTACtacaaatttacagaaaagCTACAGCAAATGTAGTAATTCCACAATTAAGACTGTATACAGCGGCCTTTGTAGTTCGAAATCCACTCGACTAAAAACAGGTCCGCGCAGTCAGAACCCATGGGTGCTAAAACCGTCCAAACTGACGGCCATATCAACCATGACAGGATCGACCTTCCCCCTGAACGACACTAAACAGGGCAGCCAAGTGTTTCAGCGGTACGGATCTGGGTGTTCGGGGTTTAGAATGAACTCCTTCGGCCTCGACACGTCTAGTTTTATCGGCGAAAGCCAACCGCCGCTACCTGCTAGTATGGCCGCCATTTGTATGACGAGCAATGGCAGTGATACAACAAACAACAGTACAGCCAGTACAGCCTGCAATACCCTAACACCGTTCAAAATGGCAGCAAATACGTGCACTTCACCCATACGGAGACCGTCAAATACCCCAAACTATGTACTTTTCAAAAGTGGGGCAAAGGCGTCAAAGACCGACGAGGTCCGATTCGTGAACGGGTTTCAGTACGGCAACGGCATACGTCTCAAGACGGGCGAGGAGTATGACAGTTACGAAGACAGCGATTCTGACATCTCAACCTTCGAGATAGATTCAAACATTTCCAGTATATCTACTTTGACAAGTTCCAATGGCGGGTCAAGTTCAGACAGCAGTTCCGTGGATTCGTCTGAGAGTTCGGACTCGGAATCGACGGCGTCGTCAACATCTTCAACGTCTTCTTCCTCCTCGAGTAGCGACTCCGATATGAGTGTATGTAGAAGACGGTACCGAACCTATTCACATCCTTTCGCAAGCAACGGTTTCAAAAAGGTCAACGAGTACACAAACATGCAGAGCAATACGAGCCAAAGGGAAAACGCCGTTGTTTCTTTCAAATCGCCGACGAGTTATGGGAAACCGAGTTTGAATTTCACTGCCACGGCGTGCAATGGCACACCGCAGATACCCACAAAGACAGCACTAAGTCCCTCGGCAAATTCACTGATTTTGAAGAAACGCGAACAACAATGGACGGTTGAAACGCGCACCGTTGTAAAGCCGGACACCACCAAAAACTTCACCGGTAGAAAGGAACCCTCCCCTGCGATTCGGAAAGCAGTGTTGGACGAGAAAGCATACGACGGGACTGACGGGGGACAGTCTACGAAAGACGAATGCACATTGTTGGAACTGAACAGGTGCAACAGCCTGCCAAAGAGATCGTCCAAAGCCAATCCTCTACAATCCAAGCTTAAAATTAAAGAAACGCAGAACGCGAAGAAAATCCCTGGGAATAGTGTCACTTttaaaaagaagagaaaaaggGCGAAAAGCGGAATGAAATATGACGATTTTGTATCAGAGATGAGGGGACAGCAGAGCCCCCCGAGAAAGAAAAGCAAAATTGGAAGGTTGCCAAATGGGAAAGAGGGTTACGAAGAAGTGTCTAGGACGAAATTAGCCAGACAGAAAGACACTCTTGAAAGTCTGCCACCCGACAGTGCAGCTCTTTACGCTGATTGTTCGAATTCTTCCACACACAGTACTGACAACAAGCCGTACACATTAACAGCAGAAGGTCCCAGTGTCGAagcaaagaaaaacaagaataaacGATCTAAAAAGGCAACAAGACAAGGAGTAAAGAAAGCAGATGCTATCGCCGCTGCAAGAGTCAAGTCGCAAAGCGAAAAACGAGAAAACAAGCTCATCGCCAAACGCAAGGGAAAACCGACTTCCATGGTACCAGGCAGGAATCCATTCAAATTTCTGGCCATGTTCCCTTTGGTGCCATCACTGGTTGTCCGCAATGGGGATCTGGAGCCAGCCGTATCGATGAGGGTTGATGCCAACAATCCACCTGCCAAGGGCCATCCCATCTGGAAGTGGAGACTTGGAGGGCCACCGTTACCCCATCCAGGCACTTCATCAACAGTAAAAGTGCCAGGGCGTGGTACAAAGCAATATTCTAAAGCATCAATTGATGCTACATAA